Proteins from a single region of Hypomesus transpacificus isolate Combined female chromosome 9, fHypTra1, whole genome shotgun sequence:
- the mdfic2 gene encoding myoD family inhibitor domain-containing protein 2 encodes MTPETEGNPSLTEGVQTEAPGSVRIIGVIHDCEPGKANTDEEPNESHQPRECDIPSSSLFTMPKYSRKSTSSSSESLSAHQIDTGIDCAGIILKCLFCRFYDLFLMLPASCERVTYSCCPAYQQFIITVDNTPSDNWNCDFDCGICDACHDTGECLELAMEMSEICYH; translated from the exons ATGACTCCTGAGACAG AGGGAAATCCTTCCCTCACAGAGGGAGTTCAGACGGAGGCTCCAGGCAGTGTGCGGATAATCGGCGTCATTCATGACTGTGAACCTGGGAAGGCCAACACAGATGAAGAGCCCAATGAATCTCACCAGCCGCGGGAGTGTGACATCCCTTCATCTTCTCTGTTCACCATGCCAAAGTACAGCAGGAAgtccacctcctcatcctcagaaTCTCTCTCCGCCCATCAGATCGACACGGGCA TTGACTGTGCAGGTATCATCCTGAAGTGCCTCTTCTGCAGATTCTATGACTTGTTCCTCATGCTGCCAGCCTCATGTGAGAGAGTCACCTACAGCTGCTGCCCCGCCTACCAACAGTTCATCATCACAGTGGATAACACACCTAGCGATAACTGGAACTGTGACTTTGACTGTGGTATATGTGATGCCTGTCACGACACAGGGGAGTGTCTGGAGCTTGCTATGGAGATGTCTGAGATATGCTACCACTAA
- the zgc:113054 gene encoding uncharacterized protein zgc:113054 isoform X2, with translation MQAGKVPDTPMEFLVDFLNKAKEIADVSTNITEELRCNLQKALDIAAGLDDYLEKMSSQESQPLAELYKKTVDHDWDKVYKEGKTRFRLPKECITGHVEGQVLKMLVHTSKSRRILEIGMFTGYGALSMAEGLPEDGSLVACELEPYLKEFAQPIFDKSPHGKKITVKIGSAMDTLKELASKGEQFDLIFIDADKNNYIHYYNYILDNNLLCVSGILCVDNSLFKAKVYLKDTTDENGIALRDFNEFVRRDPRVEQVIVPLRDGISIIRRVPMLSACPGSQIRVTDDEVFRGVKGRLILERMRLDGKVAYVTGAGQGIGRAFAHALGEAGAKVAVVDMDQGKAASVVEELTLKGINCILIVADISKSADVQRMIDNIVSKWGEIHIACNNAGINNNSASEDTSLEEWDQTFNVNLRGTFMCCQAAGRVMLKQGYGKIINTASMASLIVPHPQKQLSYNTSKAGVVKLTQTLGTEWVDRGVRVNCISPGIVDTPLIHSESLGPLVQRWLSDIPAGRLAQVTDLQAAVVYLACDASDYMTGHNLVIEGGQSLW, from the exons ATGCAGGCTGGCAAAG TTCCTGATACCCCTATGGAATTCCTTGTGGATTTCCTGAACAAGGCCAAGGAAATAGCGGATGTCAGTACCAACATTACAGAAGAGTTGAGGTGCAATTTACAGAAGGCCCTTGACATTGCAGCAGGGTTGGATGACTATTTGGAGAAGATGAGCAGCCAGGAAAGTCAACCTCTTGCTGAGCTCTACAA gaAAACAGTGGACCATGATTGGGACAAAGTCTACAAGGAAGGCAAAACTCGCTTCCGTCTTCCAAAAGAATGCATCACTGGACATGTTGAAG GCCAGGTTCTGAAAATGCTTGTTCACACAAGCAAGTCTAGGAGGATTCTAGAGATAGGCATGTTCACAGGCTACGGGGCGCTCTCCATGGCTGAGGGACTACCTGAGGATGGCTCCCTAGTTGCCTGTGAACTCGAGCCATACCTTAAAGAATTTGCTCAACCCATATTTGACAAGTCTCCACATGGCAAGAAGATAACTGTCAAGATTGGTTCCGCTATGGATACCTTGAAG GAATTGGCATCAAAAGGAGAACAATTTGATCTGATCTTCATCGATGCAGACAAGAACAACTACATCCATTATTACAACTATATACTGGACAACAACCTGCTTTGTGTCAGCGGTATTCTCTGTGTGGACAACTCCCTGTTTAAGGCCAAGGTGTACCTGAAAGACACCACTGATGAAAATGGAATAGCCCTCCGCGACTTTAACGAGTTTGTTAGGAGAGATCCTCGTGTGGAACAG GTTATTGTTCCTCTGAGAGATGGCATCAGTATCATTCGCAGAGTGCCCATGCTATCAGCATGTCCCGGCTCACAA ATCAGGGTGACAGATGACGAGGTGTTCCGGGGAGTCAAGGGGAGGCTGATACTGGAGCGGATGCGTCTGGATGGCAAGGTGGCTTATGTGACTGGAGCAGGTCAGGGGATAGGCCGAGCATTCGCACATGCCCTGGGAGAGGCGGGGGCCAAGGTGGCTGTTGTGGACATGGACCAAGGGAAGGCTGCGAGTGTGGTAGAGGAGCTCACTCTGAAAG ggaTCAACTGCATTTTGATTGTTGCTGACATCAGCAAATCAGCGGATGTCCAGAGGATGATTGACAACATTGTTTCCAAATGGGGAGAGATACATATTGCATGCAACAATGCTGGGATCAACAATAACTCTGCCAGTGAAGACACCAGTTTGGAGGAGTGGGACCAAACCTTTAATGTCAACCTGAGGGGTACATTCATGTGCTGTCAG GCTGCAGGCCGTGTGATGCTGAAGCAAGGCTATGGAAAGATCATTAACACAGCCTCTATGGCCAGCCTCATAG tgccCCATCCACAGAAGCAGCTTTCTTATAACACCTCAAAAGCAGGAGTGGTCAAACTGACACAGACGCTTGGTACAGAATGGGTTGACAGAGGAGTCAGGGTCAACTGCATTTCTCC gGGTATTGTCGACACCCCTCTCATCCACTCAGAGAGTCTGGGGCCTCTTGTGCAGCGCTGGCTGTCAGATATCCCTGCTGGAAGACTGGCTCAAGTGACAGACCTGCAAGCTGCAGTGGTCTACTTGGCATGTGATGCCTCAGACTACATGACAGGGCATAATTTAGTCATAGAGGGTGGGCAAAGTCTGTGGtaa
- the zgc:113054 gene encoding D-threitol dehydrogenase isoform X1, which translates to MLVHTSKSRRILEIGMFTGYGALSMAEGLPEDGSLVACELEPYLKEFAQPIFDKSPHGKKITVKIGSAMDTLKELASKGEQFDLIFIDADKNNYIHYYNYILDNNLLCVSGILCVDNSLFKAKVYLKDTTDENGIALRDFNEFVRRDPRVEQVIVPLRDGISIIRRVPMLSACPGSQIRVTDDEVFRGVKGRLILERMRLDGKVAYVTGAGQGIGRAFAHALGEAGAKVAVVDMDQGKAASVVEELTLKGINCILIVADISKSADVQRMIDNIVSKWGEIHIACNNAGINNNSASEDTSLEEWDQTFNVNLRGTFMCCQAAGRVMLKQGYGKIINTASMASLIVPHPQKQLSYNTSKAGVVKLTQTLGTEWVDRGVRVNCISPGIVDTPLIHSESLGPLVQRWLSDIPAGRLAQVTDLQAAVVYLACDASDYMTGHNLVIEGGQSLW; encoded by the exons ATGCTTGTTCACACAAGCAAGTCTAGGAGGATTCTAGAGATAGGCATGTTCACAGGCTACGGGGCGCTCTCCATGGCTGAGGGACTACCTGAGGATGGCTCCCTAGTTGCCTGTGAACTCGAGCCATACCTTAAAGAATTTGCTCAACCCATATTTGACAAGTCTCCACATGGCAAGAAGATAACTGTCAAGATTGGTTCCGCTATGGATACCTTGAAG GAATTGGCATCAAAAGGAGAACAATTTGATCTGATCTTCATCGATGCAGACAAGAACAACTACATCCATTATTACAACTATATACTGGACAACAACCTGCTTTGTGTCAGCGGTATTCTCTGTGTGGACAACTCCCTGTTTAAGGCCAAGGTGTACCTGAAAGACACCACTGATGAAAATGGAATAGCCCTCCGCGACTTTAACGAGTTTGTTAGGAGAGATCCTCGTGTGGAACAG GTTATTGTTCCTCTGAGAGATGGCATCAGTATCATTCGCAGAGTGCCCATGCTATCAGCATGTCCCGGCTCACAA ATCAGGGTGACAGATGACGAGGTGTTCCGGGGAGTCAAGGGGAGGCTGATACTGGAGCGGATGCGTCTGGATGGCAAGGTGGCTTATGTGACTGGAGCAGGTCAGGGGATAGGCCGAGCATTCGCACATGCCCTGGGAGAGGCGGGGGCCAAGGTGGCTGTTGTGGACATGGACCAAGGGAAGGCTGCGAGTGTGGTAGAGGAGCTCACTCTGAAAG ggaTCAACTGCATTTTGATTGTTGCTGACATCAGCAAATCAGCGGATGTCCAGAGGATGATTGACAACATTGTTTCCAAATGGGGAGAGATACATATTGCATGCAACAATGCTGGGATCAACAATAACTCTGCCAGTGAAGACACCAGTTTGGAGGAGTGGGACCAAACCTTTAATGTCAACCTGAGGGGTACATTCATGTGCTGTCAG GCTGCAGGCCGTGTGATGCTGAAGCAAGGCTATGGAAAGATCATTAACACAGCCTCTATGGCCAGCCTCATAG tgccCCATCCACAGAAGCAGCTTTCTTATAACACCTCAAAAGCAGGAGTGGTCAAACTGACACAGACGCTTGGTACAGAATGGGTTGACAGAGGAGTCAGGGTCAACTGCATTTCTCC gGGTATTGTCGACACCCCTCTCATCCACTCAGAGAGTCTGGGGCCTCTTGTGCAGCGCTGGCTGTCAGATATCCCTGCTGGAAGACTGGCTCAAGTGACAGACCTGCAAGCTGCAGTGGTCTACTTGGCATGTGATGCCTCAGACTACATGACAGGGCATAATTTAGTCATAGAGGGTGGGCAAAGTCTGTGGtaa
- the eevs gene encoding 2-epi-5-epi-valiolone synthase, translating into MSFTIKTHLEQPVQSNKVKKTEYNLIQVKGTWKRKVGKNFSQNLKGCGSAAKIYESTTEQGTSWTVVSPIVFTYKVIQSQGLLDPSNDTLLLGHIRDPEQLEAIRSSTTPLRRFVVIDEIVYNLYGRQLIDYLQAFGAVYRILPLPTTEENKSMELAMQILEEVHKFSLDRRTEPIIAIGGGVCLDIVGLAASLYRRRTPYIRVPTTLLSYVDASVGAKNGVNFADCKNKLGSYVPPVAAFLDSSFLQTVPQRHISNGLAEILKMALMKHRGLFELLEIHGRFLLDSKFQTQGLQGEDSEPASVCTRLAIETMLEELAPNLWEDDLDRLVDFGHLISPELEMKVLPSLLHGEAVNIDMSYMVYVARERGFLTEKDKIRIISCMVGLELPVWHQDCTLAMVQKSLCERLKHSGGFVRMPLPIGLGNAEIFNDTSDETLYKAYVRWCDELSTKPPHIPNREHIIDVVDN; encoded by the exons ATGTCATTTACTATCAAGACTCACTTGGAACAGCCCGTTCAATCCAACAAAGTAAAGAAGACAGAGTACAACTTAATCCAAGTCAAAGGCACCTGGAAACGGAAAGTGGGGAAGAATTTCAGCCAGAATTTAAAGGGATGTGGATCAGCTGCCAAAAT CTATGAAAGCACCACAGAGCAGGGAACATCCTGGACTGTGGTCAGTCCCATCGTCTTTACCTACAAGGTGATCCAGTCCCAGGGCCTGCTGGACCCTAGCAATGACACCCTCCTCCTGGGACACATCCGAGACCCTGAGCAGCTGGAGGCCATCCGGAGCAGCACCACGCCCCTCCGGCGCTTCGTAGTTATAGATGAGATCGTCTACAACCTGTACGGCCGCCAGCTCATTGACTACTTGCAAGCCTTTGGCGCTGTGTACAGGATCCTGCCCTTGCCCACCACTGAGGAAAACAAGTCCATGGAGCTAGCAATGCAAATCCTGGAAGAGGTCCACAAGTTCTCCTTGGACAGACGCACAGAGCCCATCATTGCAATTGGAGGAGGGGTTTGCCTGGACATTGTAGGACTTGCAGCCTCTCTCTATAGAAGACGCACCCCGTATATCCGGGTTCCAACCACCCTGCTGTCCTACGTCGATGCTAGTGTGGGGGCAAAGAATGGGGTGAATTTTGCTGACTGTAAGAATAAGCTGGGTTCCTACGTTCCTCCAGTGGCAGCTTTTCTAGACTCCTCCTTCCTTCAGACTGTGCCTCAACGACACATCTCCAATGGCCTGGCAGAGATATTGAAG ATGGCCTTAATGAAACACAGAGGACTGTTTGAGCTGCTGGAGATCCATGGAAGGTTCCTGCTGGATTCCAAGTTCCAGACACAGGGGCTCCAGGGGGAGGACTCAGAGCCAGCCTCAGTATGTACCCGTCTGGCCATTGAGACCATGCTGGAGGAGCTGGCCCCAAACCTGTGGGAGGATGACTTGGACAGACTGGTGGACTTTGGTCACCTTATCAGCCCTGAGCTTGAAATG AAAGTACTTCCTTCTCTGCTGCATGGCGAGGCAGTGAACATTGACATGTCCTACATGGTGTATGTGGCCCGGGAGAGAGGGTTCCTGACAGAGAAGGACAAGATACGAATCATAAGCTGCATGGTTGGTCTGGAGCTCCCTGTGTGGCACCAGGACTGCACCTTGGCCATGGTCCAAAAGTCCCTGTGTGAGAGGCTCAAGCACTCTGGTGGGTTTGTCAGGATGCCCCTGCCCATTGGCCTGGGAAATGCAG AGATTTTCAATGACACCTCTGATGAAACCCTGTATAAAGCCTATGTGAGATGGTGTGATGAGCTGAGTACAAAACCTCCACATATACCCAACAGGGAACATATCATTGATGTGGTAGATAATTAG
- the mitfa gene encoding melanocyte inducing transcription factor a isoform X3 has translation MPPGPGSSAPNSPMALLTLSSNCEKEMDDVIDDIISLESTYNEDILGLMDPGLQISNTLPVSGSLLDMYGNPTLPPPGLAISNSCPSSLPNIKREFSVTSAPGMMHILDKPGSCGQFENYQRPDGFPVESEVRALAKERQKKDNHNLIERRRRFNINDRIKELGTLIPKSNDPDMRWNKGTILKASVDYIRKLQREQQRTKELECRQRRLEHSNRHLMLRIQELEMQARAHGLVVVASSSLCSSELMARAIKQEPVLGDCPSDLYQQPSGPDMSPPTTLDLNNGTISFNESPTDVGDLGPYCKATKMKDLMRDNCQSPLSPSDPLLSSVSPDGSNSNSRRSSSSSMDENEHGC, from the exons ATGCCCCCAGGCCCAGGCAGCAGTGCCCCCAACAGCCCCATGGCCTTGCTGACCCTCAGTTCCAACTGTGAGAAAGAG ATGGATGATGTAATTGACGACATCATTAGCTTGGAATCAACTTACAATGAGGATATTCTTGGACTTATGGACCCTGGACTCCAGATTTCAAATACG TTACCTGTTTCTGGCAGCCTTTTGGACATGTATGGAAACCCAACGCTTCCCCCTCCTGGTCTTGCCATCAGCAATTCCTGTCCCTCCAGCCTACCCAATATCAAAAGGGAATTCTCAG TTACTTCAGCTCCGGGCATGATGCACATACTGGACAAGCCTGGATCCTGTGGCCAGTTTGAAAACTATCAAAGGCCAGATGGCTTTCCAGTAG AATCTGAGGTACGTGCACTCGCTAAAGAGAGACAAAAGAAGGACAACCACAATCTAA TTGAACGAAGGCGGAGGTTCAATATCAATGATCGCATAAAAGAACTGGGTACTCTGATTCCAAAGTCTAATGACCC GGACATGCGCTGGAATAAGGGGACCATTCTGAAGGCCTCTGTGGACTATATCAGGAAGTTACAGAGGGAGCAGCAACGGACAAAGGAGCTAGAATGCAGACAGAGGAGACTGGAGCATTCTAACAGACATTTGATGCTACGCATACAG GAGTTGGAGATGCAGGCGAGGGCTCATGGTCTTGTTGTGGTggcatcctcctccctctgctcctcagagCTGATGGCACGAGCCATCAAACAGGAGCCCGTCCTTGGTGACTGTCCCTCAGACCTCTACCAGCAGCCCTCAGGGCCTGACATGTCTCCTCCCACGACACTGGACCTCAACAATGGCACTATCAGCTTCAACGAGAGCCCTACTGACGTCGGAGACCTGGGCCCCTACTGCAAGGCCACCAAAATGAAGGACCTTATGAGGGACAACTGCCAGTCTCCCCTTAGCCCCAGTGACCCCCTTCTGTCCTCAGTGTCCCCAGATGGCTCCAACAGTAACAGCCGGCGCAGCAGCAGTTCCAGCATGGACGAGAATGAGCATGGTTGTTAG
- the mitfa gene encoding melanocyte inducing transcription factor a isoform X2, whose amino-acid sequence MLEMLEYSHYQVQTHLENPTKYHIQQTQRQQVRQYLSPSLGGKAGSQASSFQCPSQPPDHGMPPGPGSSAPNSPMALLTLSSNCEKEMDDVIDDIISLESTYNEDILGLMDPGLQISNTLPVSGSLLDMYGNPTLPPPGLAISNSCPSSLPNIKREFSVTSAPGMMHILDKPGSCGQFENYQRPDGFPVESEVRALAKERQKKDNHNLIERRRRFNINDRIKELGTLIPKSNDPDMRWNKGTILKASVDYIRKLQREQQRTKELECRQRRLEHSNRHLMLRIQELEMQARAHGLVVVASSSLCSSELMARAIKQEPVLGDCPSDLYQQPSGPDMSPPTTLDLNNGTISFNESPTDVGDLGPYCKATKMKDLMRDNCQSPLSPSDPLLSSVSPDGSNSNSRRSSSSSMDENEHGC is encoded by the exons ATGTTGGAGATGCTTGAATATAGCCATTATCAG GTGCAGACACACCTGGAGAACCCAACTAAATACCACATCCAGCAAACTCAGAGGCAACAGGTGAGGCAATACCTATCCCCCAGCCTGGGGGGTAaagctggcagccaggccagCAGCTTCCAGTGCCCCAGCCAGCCCCCGGACCACGGGATGCCCCCAGGCCCAGGCAGCAGTGCCCCCAACAGCCCCATGGCCTTGCTGACCCTCAGTTCCAACTGTGAGAAAGAG ATGGATGATGTAATTGACGACATCATTAGCTTGGAATCAACTTACAATGAGGATATTCTTGGACTTATGGACCCTGGACTCCAGATTTCAAATACG TTACCTGTTTCTGGCAGCCTTTTGGACATGTATGGAAACCCAACGCTTCCCCCTCCTGGTCTTGCCATCAGCAATTCCTGTCCCTCCAGCCTACCCAATATCAAAAGGGAATTCTCAG TTACTTCAGCTCCGGGCATGATGCACATACTGGACAAGCCTGGATCCTGTGGCCAGTTTGAAAACTATCAAAGGCCAGATGGCTTTCCAGTAG AATCTGAGGTACGTGCACTCGCTAAAGAGAGACAAAAGAAGGACAACCACAATCTAA TTGAACGAAGGCGGAGGTTCAATATCAATGATCGCATAAAAGAACTGGGTACTCTGATTCCAAAGTCTAATGACCC GGACATGCGCTGGAATAAGGGGACCATTCTGAAGGCCTCTGTGGACTATATCAGGAAGTTACAGAGGGAGCAGCAACGGACAAAGGAGCTAGAATGCAGACAGAGGAGACTGGAGCATTCTAACAGACATTTGATGCTACGCATACAG GAGTTGGAGATGCAGGCGAGGGCTCATGGTCTTGTTGTGGTggcatcctcctccctctgctcctcagagCTGATGGCACGAGCCATCAAACAGGAGCCCGTCCTTGGTGACTGTCCCTCAGACCTCTACCAGCAGCCCTCAGGGCCTGACATGTCTCCTCCCACGACACTGGACCTCAACAATGGCACTATCAGCTTCAACGAGAGCCCTACTGACGTCGGAGACCTGGGCCCCTACTGCAAGGCCACCAAAATGAAGGACCTTATGAGGGACAACTGCCAGTCTCCCCTTAGCCCCAGTGACCCCCTTCTGTCCTCAGTGTCCCCAGATGGCTCCAACAGTAACAGCCGGCGCAGCAGCAGTTCCAGCATGGACGAGAATGAGCATGGTTGTTAG